In a single window of the Methanolobus psychrophilus R15 genome:
- a CDS encoding 4Fe-4S ferredoxin iron-sulfur-binding domain-containing protein → MTIKVNKFKCGYCGACVSVCPPGALELVETWIEADDSCTSCGICAKICPVGAIEVSR, encoded by the coding sequence ATGACCATCAAAGTGAATAAATTCAAATGCGGATATTGTGGTGCATGTGTAAGTGTGTGCCCCCCCGGTGCGCTTGAATTGGTCGAAACTTGGATCGAGGCGGATGACAGCTGCACAAGTTGCGGGATATGCGCCAAGATCTGTCCGGTAGGAGCCATTGAGGTGTCCAGATGA
- a CDS encoding 2-phospho-L-lactate guanylyltransferase CofC: MKALIPYKKQNAKSRLSPALSIREREHFVELMLRDVVGSLREAGVSNIDILTTPSNGVPNDLGANILFSEHDLNEAINQYLETISEPVLIIMADLPLVSPMHIKEIASIDKDLVIVPGKGGGTNVLFIRNPRKFYVSYYDSSFLSHCRIAKDMKQSVHVYDSFLLSTDIDEPHDLIEVMLHGHGLSKVYVDSKFGIEGNGKSRARLELLQ; encoded by the coding sequence ATGAAAGCACTCATCCCCTACAAAAAACAAAATGCTAAATCAAGACTTTCCCCCGCATTATCCATCAGGGAACGGGAACATTTTGTGGAATTAATGCTTAGGGATGTCGTCGGGAGCCTGAGGGAAGCAGGTGTCAGTAATATCGACATACTCACAACCCCCAGCAACGGCGTCCCGAATGACCTTGGAGCGAACATTCTTTTCAGTGAACACGATCTTAATGAGGCTATCAACCAATACCTTGAGACCATCAGTGAGCCTGTCCTTATCATAATGGCAGATCTTCCACTGGTATCACCCATGCACATCAAAGAGATAGCATCAATAGACAAGGACCTGGTGATCGTCCCTGGGAAAGGAGGAGGTACGAATGTTCTCTTTATCAGGAATCCCCGTAAATTTTATGTCAGCTATTATGATTCCAGCTTTCTTAGCCACTGCAGAATAGCAAAAGATATGAAACAGTCTGTCCACGTATATGATTCATTCCTGCTAAGCACCGATATAGATGAACCTCATGACCTTATAGAGGTCATGCTTCACGGACATGGCCTGTCAAAAGTCTATGTCGACAGCAAATTCGGAATTGAAGGGAACGGCAAATCCAGAGCCAGGCTTGAACTCTTACAGTGA